The Caulifigura coniformis genome includes a region encoding these proteins:
- a CDS encoding ABC transporter ATP-binding protein: MIDVENVNKSYLRGKTAVSVLRGVTCHVPTGAFSFIVGPSGSGKSTLLYLMGALDTPDSGSIRLRGEDLAPLEPAKKDELRRRSIGFIFQSFNLLPNLDAVDNVLVPFLPTGEAASRRSEAADLLRQVGLGNRLDHRPSELSGGEQQRVAIARALLKRPALILADEPTGELDSATGQEIFEILRRMQREMQTTIVTVTHDHRYIQDSDLVLRIQDGRIVA; encoded by the coding sequence ATGATCGACGTCGAGAACGTGAACAAGTCGTATCTCCGCGGGAAAACGGCGGTCAGCGTCCTCCGCGGCGTGACGTGTCATGTCCCGACCGGCGCCTTCTCGTTCATCGTCGGCCCTTCCGGCAGCGGCAAAAGCACGCTGCTCTATCTCATGGGCGCCCTCGACACGCCCGATTCCGGGTCGATCCGGCTGCGTGGCGAAGATCTGGCGCCTCTCGAGCCCGCGAAGAAAGATGAGCTCCGCCGCCGATCGATCGGGTTCATCTTCCAGAGCTTCAACCTCCTTCCCAATCTGGATGCGGTCGACAACGTCCTCGTCCCGTTCCTTCCCACCGGCGAAGCTGCGTCCCGGCGCTCCGAAGCCGCCGACCTCCTTCGCCAGGTCGGACTCGGAAATCGGCTCGATCACCGCCCAAGTGAGCTTTCCGGAGGTGAGCAGCAGCGGGTCGCCATCGCGCGGGCCCTTTTGAAGCGTCCCGCCCTGATCCTGGCGGACGAGCCCACCGGCGAACTCGACAGCGCGACCGGCCAGGAAATCTTCGAAATCCTGCGGCGAATGCAGCGGGAAATGCAGACGACCATCGTGACCGTCACCCACGATCACCGATACATTCAGGACAGCGACCTGGTGCTCCGCATCCAGGATGGCCGGATCGTGGCGTGA
- a CDS encoding branched-chain amino acid aminotransferase, with the protein MMTFKKLLNDDAGFIVSAELVLISTIAVLGLVVGLSEVSLNINNELEDVGSAFAAMRQSYEVSCTSGHKASKSGTCFEDRCDFCDGQNDIH; encoded by the coding sequence ATGATGACCTTCAAGAAGCTGCTCAACGACGACGCCGGATTCATTGTTTCGGCGGAACTGGTGCTGATCTCGACGATTGCCGTCCTGGGCCTGGTGGTGGGGCTTTCGGAAGTGTCGCTGAACATCAACAACGAACTTGAAGACGTCGGCAGTGCGTTCGCGGCGATGCGTCAGAGCTACGAAGTCTCCTGCACAAGCGGCCACAAGGCTTCGAAGAGCGGGACGTGCTTCGAAGACCGCTGCGATTTCTGCGACGGCCAGAACGACATCCACTGA
- the rpmA gene encoding 50S ribosomal protein L27 yields the protein MAHKKGQGSTRNGRDSNAQRRGVKKYGGEAVRAGNILIRQCGTKWHAGRHVGTGKDYTLFSLVDGKVFFDQDGRRINVEPAQAG from the coding sequence ATGGCACATAAGAAGGGACAGGGTTCGACGCGGAACGGCCGTGACTCGAACGCACAGCGCCGCGGTGTCAAGAAGTACGGCGGCGAAGCGGTTCGCGCCGGCAACATCCTGATCCGTCAGTGCGGGACGAAGTGGCATGCCGGCCGGCATGTCGGCACCGGCAAGGACTACACCCTCTTTTCGCTCGTCGACGGCAAGGTGTTCTTCGACCAGGACGGCCGTCGCATCAATGTCGAGCCCGCCCAGGCCGGCTGA
- a CDS encoding PVC-type heme-binding CxxCH protein yields MALRGLSLALAAVLCSSTVLDAQVLVVPRRHDRPPGPPLSPREAVAKMTVPDGFTVDIVAAEPDLVNPVAMAIDEKGRFWVTESFEYPRREPGPGRDRIKVLEDTDGDGKVDKVTIFAEGLNIPSGIAVGHGGVWVANAPDLLFLQDTDGDLKADKTEVLMTGFGRTDTHELPNSFTWGPDGWLYGLNGVFNYCDVTYGKDNPNARPDHPGWKFTCALFRIHPRTREFQIFCEGTSNPWGLAINDKGDFFVSACVIDHLWHLTERGYYIRQGGPYPAHTWPIRSIVDFTHQKAAYCGITWFDSDAYPAEYRNTLYMGNIHGNCINADVVEPKGATYVGKPHPGFTAKADAWKNDQYGVIRKTGDEKDPKLADLLQANDQWFMPVVQKTGPDGCLYILDWYDQYHCYQDANADPEGIDRGKGRLYRLRYKDNPYTKPFDLAKKTDDELIELLRDSNVFYRETAQRLLAERNTPEIRQKLIARVKAGLANPRDPYRELFALSDAVLGFSAQMDWQEAKQDPVVHAWKFRILGDALAAASPADQEHTFGILREALWLPDPRVRIQVLIAAAKCSAMEKDVLELLIAALSQPNLDPLVEQVGWELLKGHVTRDPDAAARHLQAAARTKQVPSAAILDRVCDVILSDPDIPCATIATLLASLPDLGPAGEAAAVRAIRQLANGVQSRAVRSERLILLRGYLEPVVEQAIDSASEGDRKAALVLLGASWGDEASRSILKKHAALAKPSKDHATVAIESLKALIAGGDTDFLAIAERLLAAGGIPKDQVLFALSRAENPKVAEIVLARYGSLGAGMQPKAIDLLCERPQWGLPLLKAIQASAIPRTALNLNQLRRVAGFKNEETQALFRELYGAIRETRNPDRDRVIGNMRNVLDTIPGDPHSGQAVFKKVCAQCHKIYGEGADVGPDITLNGRNNWEQLLSNVLDPSLVIGKGYQARLLATSDGRVLTGLPVEETDQQVVLKVQGGKLETIPRSEIEEFKVSELSMMPEALEKQLTPQELADLFAFLALDKPPTDATARQLGGSPKQKGR; encoded by the coding sequence ATGGCCCTGCGCGGTCTCTCGCTCGCCCTTGCTGCGGTCCTCTGCTCGTCGACCGTCCTCGATGCCCAGGTCCTCGTGGTCCCCCGACGGCACGATCGGCCGCCCGGACCGCCGCTCTCCCCCCGGGAAGCTGTCGCGAAGATGACCGTCCCCGACGGATTCACCGTCGACATCGTCGCCGCCGAGCCCGACCTCGTGAACCCCGTCGCGATGGCCATCGACGAGAAGGGCCGCTTCTGGGTCACCGAAAGCTTTGAATACCCCCGCCGCGAACCGGGTCCAGGACGCGATCGCATCAAGGTTCTCGAAGACACCGACGGCGACGGCAAGGTCGATAAGGTCACCATCTTCGCCGAGGGGCTCAACATCCCCTCCGGCATCGCCGTCGGCCATGGCGGCGTCTGGGTCGCCAATGCGCCCGACCTCCTGTTTCTCCAAGACACCGACGGCGACCTCAAAGCCGACAAAACTGAAGTCCTCATGACCGGCTTCGGCCGGACCGATACCCACGAACTCCCGAACTCGTTTACCTGGGGACCGGACGGCTGGCTGTACGGACTCAACGGCGTCTTCAACTACTGCGACGTCACCTACGGCAAGGACAACCCCAACGCCAGGCCCGATCATCCCGGCTGGAAGTTCACCTGTGCCCTCTTCCGCATCCATCCGCGGACCCGCGAGTTCCAGATCTTCTGCGAAGGGACCAGCAATCCCTGGGGGCTCGCCATCAATGACAAGGGGGACTTCTTCGTCTCTGCCTGCGTGATCGACCACCTGTGGCACCTCACCGAACGCGGCTATTACATCCGTCAGGGAGGCCCCTACCCGGCCCATACCTGGCCGATCCGGTCCATCGTCGACTTCACGCATCAGAAAGCCGCCTACTGCGGCATCACCTGGTTCGACAGCGACGCCTATCCAGCCGAGTACCGCAACACGCTCTACATGGGCAACATCCACGGCAACTGCATCAACGCCGATGTCGTTGAGCCGAAGGGGGCGACCTACGTCGGCAAGCCGCATCCAGGTTTCACTGCCAAGGCCGATGCGTGGAAGAACGACCAGTACGGCGTCATCCGCAAGACGGGGGACGAGAAGGACCCGAAGCTGGCGGACCTGCTCCAGGCCAACGACCAGTGGTTCATGCCGGTCGTCCAGAAGACTGGCCCCGACGGCTGCCTGTACATCCTCGACTGGTACGACCAGTACCACTGCTACCAGGACGCCAACGCCGACCCGGAGGGGATCGACCGCGGGAAGGGCCGGCTCTACCGGCTGCGGTACAAGGACAACCCCTACACGAAGCCGTTTGACCTGGCAAAGAAGACGGATGATGAGCTCATCGAGCTGCTTCGCGATTCGAACGTGTTCTATCGTGAAACCGCCCAAAGACTGCTGGCGGAGCGAAACACGCCTGAAATCCGGCAAAAGCTGATCGCTCGTGTCAAAGCTGGATTGGCGAACCCTCGCGATCCGTATCGCGAACTGTTTGCGCTTTCCGATGCCGTCCTGGGATTCAGTGCCCAGATGGATTGGCAAGAGGCAAAGCAGGATCCAGTCGTTCACGCCTGGAAGTTTCGGATTCTTGGAGACGCGCTCGCTGCTGCGAGCCCCGCTGATCAGGAACACACTTTCGGGATTCTTCGCGAGGCCTTGTGGCTCCCCGATCCGCGAGTGCGAATCCAGGTACTCATCGCTGCGGCAAAGTGCTCGGCAATGGAAAAGGATGTGTTAGAACTGCTGATCGCGGCTCTTTCTCAACCCAACCTCGACCCGCTCGTTGAACAGGTCGGCTGGGAGCTGCTGAAAGGCCACGTGACCCGCGATCCTGATGCCGCCGCCCGCCACCTTCAGGCCGCCGCCCGGACAAAACAGGTTCCCTCCGCCGCAATTCTCGATCGCGTCTGCGATGTGATCCTGTCGGATCCGGACATCCCCTGCGCCACGATCGCCACTCTGCTGGCATCGCTCCCCGATCTCGGCCCCGCCGGTGAGGCCGCCGCGGTGCGCGCCATCCGGCAGCTCGCGAACGGCGTGCAGTCTCGCGCGGTTCGCAGCGAACGTCTCATCCTGCTCCGCGGCTACCTCGAACCGGTTGTCGAGCAGGCGATCGACTCCGCGTCAGAAGGAGATCGCAAGGCCGCTCTCGTCCTGCTCGGCGCGTCGTGGGGTGATGAGGCGTCCCGCAGCATCCTCAAGAAACATGCCGCCCTCGCGAAGCCTTCGAAGGATCATGCCACCGTGGCCATCGAATCCCTCAAGGCGCTGATCGCCGGCGGAGACACCGATTTTCTCGCGATCGCTGAACGCCTGCTCGCCGCGGGCGGGATCCCGAAAGACCAGGTCTTGTTTGCGCTCAGCCGTGCCGAGAATCCGAAAGTCGCTGAGATCGTCCTCGCCCGGTACGGCAGTCTGGGGGCCGGCATGCAGCCCAAGGCCATTGATCTCTTATGCGAACGCCCTCAATGGGGGCTCCCGCTGCTGAAAGCGATCCAGGCGTCGGCCATTCCCAGGACGGCTCTCAACCTGAACCAGCTCCGGCGCGTCGCCGGGTTCAAGAATGAAGAGACCCAGGCGCTCTTCCGCGAGCTCTATGGCGCCATCCGCGAAACGCGCAACCCCGATCGGGACCGCGTCATCGGCAACATGAGGAATGTCCTCGACACGATCCCCGGCGACCCGCATTCCGGCCAGGCCGTGTTCAAAAAGGTCTGTGCCCAGTGCCACAAGATCTACGGCGAAGGGGCTGACGTCGGACCCGATATCACCCTCAATGGCCGCAACAACTGGGAGCAGCTTCTTTCGAACGTCCTCGATCCTTCCCTCGTGATCGGCAAGGGCTATCAGGCCCGGCTTCTCGCGACGTCCGACGGCCGGGTCCTGACCGGGCTTCCGGTCGAAGAGACCGACCAGCAGGTCGTCCTCAAGGTGCAGGGGGGGAAGCTCGAAACGATTCCCCGCTCCGAAATCGAAGAGTTCAAGGTCAGCGAACTCTCCATGATGCCCGAAGCCCTCGAGAAGCAGCTCACCCCGCAGGAGCTGGCCGATCTCTTCGCATTTCTGGCTCTGGACAAGCCGCCAACGGATGCCACGGCCCGCCAGCTCGGCGGCTCGCCGAAACAAAAGGGGCGATAA
- a CDS encoding adenylosuccinate synthase, which produces MAVTAVVGLQWGDEAKGKIVDLLTDQHEIVVRYLGGNNAGHTVMFKGQTYKLSLLPAGVLRPGVTSVIANGVVMNPKALLEEMASVEAKGVAIDQLLISDRAHVIFPYHIAEEACFESGRGTDAIGTTGRGIGTCYRDKAGRTHAIRVGDFVTPEILKKRLEEIVPYKNTILKALGSTNCNFEAKALFDEYSVYADKLRARVTDTTAFLHKALAGGKSMLFEAAQGSLLDIDHGTFPFVTSSNSSGCGIHPGSGVPERAIQRMIGVVKAYTTRVGGGPCPTELLDETGNHIREEGREYGTVTGRPRRCGWFDAVATSYGARISGVDCIAVMLLDVLSKLDELKICEAYEIDGERTTDFPGQLVNLAKAKPVYRTLKGWKTDITGVKKITDLPKEARSYIDTIAELVGRRVEIVSVGPDRDQTAFL; this is translated from the coding sequence ATGGCGGTGACAGCGGTGGTCGGGCTCCAGTGGGGCGACGAAGCCAAGGGAAAGATCGTCGACCTGCTGACGGATCAGCACGAGATCGTCGTGCGCTACCTGGGCGGCAATAACGCTGGCCACACCGTCATGTTCAAGGGACAGACGTACAAGCTGTCGCTGCTGCCGGCGGGCGTGCTGCGCCCGGGCGTCACGTCAGTCATCGCCAACGGCGTGGTGATGAATCCGAAAGCGCTGCTCGAGGAGATGGCCTCCGTCGAAGCCAAGGGCGTCGCGATCGATCAACTGCTGATCAGCGACCGGGCACACGTCATTTTCCCCTACCACATCGCGGAAGAGGCATGCTTTGAGAGCGGCCGCGGAACGGATGCGATCGGCACGACGGGTCGCGGCATCGGAACGTGCTACCGCGACAAGGCGGGGCGGACGCATGCGATCCGGGTCGGGGACTTCGTGACCCCCGAGATCCTGAAGAAGCGGCTCGAAGAAATCGTGCCGTACAAGAACACGATCCTGAAGGCCCTCGGATCGACCAACTGCAATTTCGAGGCGAAGGCGCTCTTCGACGAGTACTCCGTCTATGCCGACAAGTTGCGGGCGCGCGTGACGGACACGACAGCCTTCCTGCACAAGGCCCTCGCGGGCGGTAAGTCGATGCTGTTCGAAGCAGCCCAGGGAAGCCTGCTCGACATCGACCACGGAACGTTCCCGTTCGTGACGTCGTCCAACAGCTCGGGGTGCGGAATCCACCCCGGAAGCGGCGTGCCGGAACGGGCGATCCAGCGCATGATCGGCGTGGTGAAAGCCTATACCACGCGCGTCGGCGGCGGGCCGTGCCCCACGGAACTGCTCGACGAAACGGGCAACCACATCCGGGAAGAAGGCCGTGAGTACGGGACCGTGACGGGCCGGCCACGGCGCTGCGGCTGGTTCGACGCGGTCGCGACTTCCTACGGTGCCCGGATCAGCGGCGTCGACTGCATTGCCGTGATGCTGCTGGACGTCTTGAGCAAGCTCGACGAACTGAAGATCTGCGAGGCGTACGAGATTGATGGCGAACGCACGACCGATTTCCCGGGACAGCTCGTCAACCTGGCCAAGGCCAAGCCGGTCTACCGGACGCTGAAAGGCTGGAAGACCGATATCACCGGTGTGAAGAAGATCACTGACCTGCCGAAAGAAGCGCGCAGCTACATCGACACGATCGCCGAACTGGTGGGCCGCCGCGTGGAGATCGTGTCGGTCGGTCCGGATCGCGACCAGACGGCGTTCCTGTAA
- the ndk gene encoding nucleoside-diphosphate kinase, protein MERTLILLKPDAVERRLCGRIMARIEDRGFKFAGVKMLKVTPELSRQHYAEHVSKPFYPLLESFITSGPIIALCVEGPEAVRVMRDMMGKTNCRDSAPGTIRGDFGLSRQMNLIHGSDSIESAAREIAIYFKPEELIATTSALEPWLYASDEVK, encoded by the coding sequence ATGGAACGCACGCTGATTCTCCTGAAGCCGGACGCCGTCGAACGCCGTCTCTGCGGCCGGATCATGGCCCGTATCGAAGACCGCGGCTTCAAGTTCGCCGGCGTGAAGATGCTCAAGGTCACGCCCGAGCTCTCGCGCCAGCACTACGCCGAACACGTCAGCAAGCCCTTCTATCCGCTCCTCGAATCCTTCATCACCTCAGGACCGATCATCGCGCTTTGCGTCGAGGGCCCGGAGGCCGTCCGCGTCATGCGCGACATGATGGGCAAGACCAACTGCCGCGACTCCGCACCTGGAACCATCCGCGGCGATTTCGGCCTCAGCCGCCAGATGAACCTGATTCACGGTTCCGACAGCATTGAAAGCGCCGCTCGCGAAATCGCGATCTACTTCAAGCCGGAAGAACTCATTGCGACGACCTCGGCCCTCGAGCCCTGGCTCTATGCGTCCGACGAAGTGAAGTAA
- a CDS encoding PQQ-binding-like beta-propeller repeat protein gives MKPRFASSVSRWNTTIAFFVCAFPALLAGADWPQWGGSSRRNMSSAEKGLPDRFDPGKRRRNELGFDPETTRNVKWIARLGAENYSAASVADGHVVIGTNDEELNDPRFEPTGGGVLKCFDEETGALEWQLISPKLEIDRSKVSEDFDAMDLGICATPTIEDGRVYVVTNRCEVLCLDLDGQADGNDGPFVDEAKFSVPNESAPVPMTEKDADIVWRYDMLRELPVFPHDAANCSVLVHEDELYVGTANGVYDGKMVLPTAASLIALDKSTGTLRARDDGSISAGVFHGQWSSPTLASLNGRDIIIYGGGDGVCYAFEPIVDGVSGVQTLKLAWKYDCNPPGYRERGGKKIDYWALVRGGPKDLDANGDLYSPSEIIGSPVVSENRIYVTIGQDPLHGHGRGAITCLNADGTLAWQTTEIGRSLSTPSVADGLLYCAEWAGQVHCLDIKTGEHLWTHDTKEEIWSSTFVADGKVYVGTRKFLAVLAAGPSLQHIADVKLVTPVWAVPSAANGVLYVSSQKNLWAVRKEKELPEMAGEGK, from the coding sequence ATGAAACCCCGCTTCGCCTCCAGCGTCTCGCGCTGGAACACCACCATAGCATTCTTCGTCTGCGCTTTCCCGGCGCTCCTCGCCGGCGCGGACTGGCCCCAATGGGGCGGTTCGAGCCGCCGGAACATGTCCTCGGCCGAGAAGGGACTGCCCGACCGATTCGACCCGGGCAAGCGTCGGCGCAACGAGCTTGGATTCGATCCGGAGACGACCCGGAACGTGAAATGGATCGCGCGGCTGGGGGCCGAGAACTACTCAGCCGCTTCGGTGGCGGACGGCCACGTCGTGATTGGAACGAACGACGAGGAACTGAACGATCCCCGTTTCGAGCCGACCGGAGGGGGAGTGCTGAAGTGCTTCGATGAAGAGACAGGTGCCCTGGAATGGCAGCTGATCTCGCCGAAGCTGGAGATCGACCGGTCGAAGGTGAGCGAGGACTTTGATGCGATGGACCTGGGGATCTGCGCGACGCCGACGATTGAAGACGGCCGCGTTTACGTCGTGACCAACCGGTGCGAGGTCCTGTGCCTGGACCTGGACGGTCAGGCGGACGGGAACGACGGGCCATTCGTCGATGAAGCGAAGTTCTCCGTGCCGAACGAGTCGGCTCCGGTGCCGATGACCGAAAAGGATGCGGACATCGTCTGGCGGTACGACATGTTGCGGGAGCTTCCGGTGTTTCCGCATGACGCCGCAAACTGTTCGGTCCTGGTTCACGAGGACGAGCTGTATGTGGGGACGGCGAACGGGGTGTACGACGGCAAGATGGTGCTGCCGACAGCGGCGAGCCTCATCGCACTCGACAAGAGCACCGGAACGCTCCGGGCCCGTGACGATGGCAGCATCAGCGCCGGGGTGTTCCACGGACAGTGGTCATCGCCGACCTTGGCGTCACTGAACGGAAGGGACATCATCATCTACGGCGGCGGCGACGGCGTGTGCTATGCGTTCGAGCCGATCGTCGATGGCGTGAGCGGAGTCCAGACGCTGAAGCTGGCGTGGAAATACGACTGCAACCCGCCGGGATACCGTGAACGCGGCGGAAAGAAGATCGACTACTGGGCGCTGGTCCGGGGCGGGCCGAAAGACCTGGACGCCAATGGCGACCTGTACAGCCCGAGCGAGATCATCGGATCGCCCGTTGTGTCGGAGAACCGGATCTACGTGACGATCGGCCAGGATCCGCTCCATGGGCACGGGAGGGGGGCGATTACCTGCCTGAACGCGGACGGGACTCTCGCCTGGCAGACAACGGAAATCGGCCGCAGCCTGTCGACTCCTTCCGTGGCCGACGGCCTGCTGTACTGCGCCGAATGGGCCGGACAGGTGCATTGCCTCGACATCAAGACGGGCGAGCACCTGTGGACGCACGACACGAAAGAAGAGATCTGGTCTTCGACGTTCGTGGCGGATGGAAAGGTCTACGTCGGCACCCGGAAGTTTCTGGCGGTGCTCGCCGCCGGTCCGAGCCTGCAGCACATCGCGGACGTCAAGCTCGTGACGCCGGTCTGGGCCGTGCCTTCGGCGGCGAACGGCGTGCTCTACGTGTCGTCGCAGAAGAACCTGTGGGCCGTTCGGAAGGAGAAAGAACTGCCAGAGATGGCCGGCGAGGGGAAGTGA
- a CDS encoding ArsR/SmtB family transcription factor translates to MSTELLEPPARETGFMVPRISDELERSLIQIFKLLADETRLRILLSLARERELHVSALCERLGQSQPAVSHHLALLRSAGLLESRRDGKHNFYAVQDGPFREIVGQLLEGLNVDGDDLAGWLPSNES, encoded by the coding sequence ATGTCCACGGAATTGCTCGAGCCACCCGCCCGCGAGACCGGCTTCATGGTCCCCAGGATCTCCGACGAGCTGGAACGCAGCCTCATCCAGATCTTCAAGCTCCTCGCGGATGAAACGCGGCTCAGAATCCTTCTCTCGCTCGCCCGCGAAAGGGAGTTGCATGTCTCCGCTCTCTGCGAGCGTCTCGGTCAAAGCCAGCCCGCTGTCAGCCACCACCTCGCGCTCCTGAGGTCCGCCGGCCTGCTCGAATCGCGTCGCGATGGAAAGCACAATTTCTACGCCGTCCAGGATGGCCCCTTCCGTGAAATCGTCGGCCAGCTTCTCGAAGGGTTGAATGTCGACGGCGACGACCTCGCCGGCTGGCTCCCGTCGAACGAATCCTGA